In Onychostoma macrolepis isolate SWU-2019 chromosome 12, ASM1243209v1, whole genome shotgun sequence, a single window of DNA contains:
- the kctd2 gene encoding BTB/POZ domain-containing protein KCTD2, which produces MAELHVEPSATGIIEQTEHCEIRGSVNVRLPSPTLVIPPRSGLSSPGVSGSRAVFGFPMKSNPTSPSPEATEKPGSRWVRLNVGGTYFVTTKQTLCRDPKSFLYRLCQEDPDLDSDKDETGAYLIDRDPTYFGPILNYLRHGKLIINKNLAEEGVLEEAEFYNIASLVRLVKERIRDNENRTSQGPVKHVYRVLQCQEEELTQMVSTMSDGWKFEQLISIGSSYNYGNEDQAEFLCVVSRELNNSTNGIVIEPTEKAKILQERGSRM; this is translated from the exons ATGGCAGAGTTGCACGTTGAGCCCAGCGCGACTGGCATCATTGAGCAGACCGAGCATTGTGAGATCAGAGGCTCAGTGAACGTGAGACTCCCGTCGCCTACTCTGGTGATTCCGCCCCGGAGCGGCTTGTCCAGTCCAGGGGTCTCCGGCTCCAGAGCAGTGTTTGGGTTCCCTATGAAGAGCAACCCCACTTCCCCATCACCAGAAGCCACAGAGAAACCAGGATCTCGGTGGGTTCGGCTCAATGTCGGGGGAACCTACTTTGTTACAACCAAACAGACCCTTTGCAGGGATCCTAAATCGTTTCTGTATCGATTATGTCAGGAAGATCCAGATCTGGATTCGGATAAG GATGAGACAGGAGCATAtttgattgacagggatccCACATATTTCGGACCTATCTTAAACTACTTGAGGCATGGGAAGTTGATCATCAACAAGAACCTCGCTGAGGAGG GTGTTCTAGAGGAAGCAGAGTTTTACAACATTGCATCACTTGTGAGGCTGGTGAAGGAGAGAATACGAGACAATGAAAACAGAACGTCTCAG GGCCCTGTGAAGCATGTGTATCGTGTATTACAATGTCAAGAAGAGGAGCTCACTCAGATGGTTTCCACCATGTCAGACGGATGGAAGTTTGAACAG CTCATAAGTATTGGCTCCTCCTATAACTATGGCAACGAGGACCAGGCCGAATTCCTGTGCGTCGTTTCCCGGGAGCTCAACAACTCCACTAACGGAATTGTTATCGAGCCCACCGAGAAGGCTAAG ATCCTTCAGGAGAGGGGGTCCAGGATGTGA
- the hexd gene encoding hexosaminidase D has protein sequence MTDMDQPLRSCKKIVHLDLKGAPPRIGYLTELIQLFADLGANGLLIEYEDMFPYEGELKVLQSTTQPPYSREEIVSIQNAASSRGLEIIPLVQTFGHLEFVLKHKVFRELREVDYCLGTLNPHRDAGLRLVQEMLQQVMKLHPKSTSLHIGADEVFMLGHGDESKHWLDIPGRSIHQLFLSHVIKVAKGVQKSAPNLNLIMWDDMLRSMTPGTIKESGLVGLVQPMLWDYSPTLDVESTVMLMERYKSVGMSQQWAASSFKGSTTVHTCVTSTQRHLDNHLQWLKVASSLSAGIELQGIALTGWQRYDHLSSLCELMPVGLPSLASCLQTLLHGRFTEEAQKKVVETLGTVDVEDTERLSSRTSSSFAGAKLAELIVKLMSLLESAELRHFQDNMFVRGWFTPYHRQKKTVSPLIAQQIETQAKIILDAVESQVRELRREMRLLYSDSTVQEWVDQYVTPAVEPLQILLRDIETVLNEMGLYTESIS, from the exons ATGACTGATATGGACCAGCCATTGCGCAGTTGCAAAAAAATTGTGCATTTGGACCTAAAAGGGGCACCTCCTAGAATTGGCTACTTAACTGAG CTGATCCAGTTATTTGCTGATCTTGGTGCCAATGGCTTGCTCATCGAATATGAGGACATGTTTCCCTATGAAGGAGAGCTGAAAGTTCTTCAATCTACAACTCAGCCTCCATACAG CCGTGAGGAGATTGTGTCTATCCAGAATGCTGCCAGCAGTAGAGGGCTGGAGATCATTCCCCTGGTTCAGACATTTGGACATTTGGAA TTTGTCCTGAAGCACAAGGTGTTTAGAGAGCTGCGGGAGGTGGACTACTGTCTGGGCACCCTGAACCCACACCGTGATGCAGGACTTAGGCTGGTGCAAGAGATGCTCCAACAAGTCATGAAGCTCCACCCTAAAAGTACCAGCCTGCACATTGGAGCCGATGAG gTTTTCATGCTCGGTCATGGAGATGAGTCCAAACATTGGTTAGACATTCCAGGTCGGAGCATTCACCAGCTGTTCCTCAGTCATGTCATTAAGGTGGCAAAGGGCGTACAAAAGAGTGCGCCGAACCTTAATTTGATCATGTGGGATGATATGCTCAGGTCCATGACTCCTGGGACCATTAAAG AGAGTGGTCTTGTTGGTTTAGTACAACCAATGTTGTGGGATTACAGCCCTACTCTAGATGTGGAGAGCACTG TCATGCTAATGGAGCGCTATAAGTCCGTGGGTATGTCACAGCAGTGGGCTGCCAGCTCTTTTAAAGGCTCGACCACTGTGCACACCTGTGTGACCAGCACTCAGAGACATCTGGACAACCATTTACAATGGCTCAAAGTGGCATCCAGCCTGTCAGCTGGCATTGAGCTACAGGGAATTGCACTAACTGGATGGCAAAG ATATGACCACTTGTCCAGTTTGTGTGAGCTGATGCCTGTGGGTTTGCCCTCTCTGGCATCCTGTTTGCAAACTCTTCTGCATG GTCGCTTTACTGAAGAGGCTCAAAAGAAGGTGGTTGAGACACTTGGCACTGTGGATGTAGAAGACACAGAGAG ATTGTCTTCTAGGACGTCTTCCTCCTTTGCTGGGGCAAAACTAGCTGAACTCATTGTGAAGCTGATGTCTTTGCTGGAGTCTGCAGAACTGAGACATTTTCAGGACAATAT GTTTGTGAGGGGCTGGTTCACACCCTACCACAGGCAAAAAAAGACAGTTAGCCCACTTATTGCACAACAGATTGAAACACAAGCAAAAAT TATTCTTGATGCTGTGGAGAGTCAGGTGCGAGAGTTGAGAAGAGAGATGCGTCTGCTGTACTCAGACTCTACAGTTCAGGAATGGGTGGACCAATATGTCACTCCAGCGGTGGAGCCTCTGCAAATCCTACTGAGAGACATCGaaactgttttaaatgaaatgggACTTTATACCGAATCCATATCTTAA